ACCACATTGGAATTGTTAGAGAAAATATGTGGCACCACTTCTCGAATATCATATCTAGCTATATGTACTTGTGTTTGGTTTTCTGAAATGGGTTGAGCTTGCCCATATTCCTACATCAGCCGTTTGTTGACTCATGTTTGGGGCTGCAGGATAAAAAGTTAGAAAGATTCATTGTAAAATGAGTAAATAGAACAAGGATGCAGCTCTCTGCACATTCTGCTGTGCCACACATTTGCCTGCCTGCAGAGTGAGTGCATTTGTGAGTGAGTGACAAGACGAAAGTGAGTTACTTTCCAGTAATCAGTCCACACTTTGACGTTTAGAGAGTCTTATTTACAATATTGCGCATGGTGTCTGCACCTGCATCGGTCTGGTTGGTTAATTTGTGGTCTGTAGATTCATATCTTACCTGGATCCTTGcttctgttttgcattttatgaGTCTATGTTCATTTggttaattaatcattttttatgcattaatttttgtctttgtttagtacctttttttttttaattttacaaaatCAGATTTTAACAATGTATAAAGCTGCTGAAAACCCCAAAATACAAGAATGATATACCAGGTGTATATGACAATGTTCACAACTGTTTAGTGAAAATGTACAGATAgaaaccaaaaaatacaaatacagcagAATTTTATCCCAACACCTTTCATTGAAAGTTTATCATGCCTTTCTAGCCTTCTAGTCATTtactgaaaatattaatatatatatgtacaattgttgctataaataaaacatgaatgaatagACAAACTGACAGATATTTGATTGGTTGCTGATTAATGTCACAGTGTGGCATTTAGCCGTTATTGATTAGATATTACCACAGCTCTCTTGCTAtgttaaaatgtctgctgtaaaaaacaaaaggccTGTTAATAACCACAGTTTAAGTGTGCTTGTTAAGGAGTCACTGACCTACTTACCTTACTTCATGTAGTGACCATACAGTAGCTATTCAGTTCCATATCTTGTTATTTTAGTGAAATAGAAAATCTGAGGTGCACCTGAGCTGTTCAGGTTGAATTCAAGTTGTAAAACCAACACAgttatgatttgttttattttaggtgTGCTCATCACATCAGtcaaataacagtaataataatctcaGTCCATTTATTggattttgtgtctttttaagtGCATATGAACTCACTTCTCCTATCAAATACCTACGTATCTGCCAAGGAtgatgtgatttttatttaccAACAGCCTTGTGAGTCATCCTCCAAGCACCCTCCCCTATAAATGCTATGATCCTCCTATTTGCTGTCTGCTTACATCCTACGCCGTCTCTGTCTCGCACTCAACCTCCGCGCTCACCCCACTTACCCGGCTAGCACCGGCTCACTATACAAATAACGTCGTGTAGAGGCAAATCCAGCATCGCCCGTGCCTCTCAGACCTGGGGAAAGCAAGATGGAAGGAGGTTTGATGGTGACAAGGTGGTGTGTAGTCTTGAAAGTGGAATGGAGAGCAGTGTGAAGATCACTTGCAGCCCTTTTTCTAGCCAGCCCTCTGCCTCGCTGCTAAGCAGGGCCCGTTGCCAGCGCTCGCGAAAGGCTGTAATGAGTTTATTTCATGTCGGCTGTGAAAGTGCCCGTCTCTGTCTCGCAGGCACTCAAACAGAGCTGAGGCccataaacacaaagtgcagtgTGTAAATCCCCCACAGCCTGACGTCTCCCGGCCTGCCCTCTATGGCTTCTGAGCATCTCTTTATCGTGAGGGAGAAGGGAGAGGCGAGATCCCCACTTACCCCTGAGCTGACACAGGCGGGCCTGGCTACAAGGTGCTGCCCGGCCCCCCTTCACCAAAGACCACTTGTGTTGTACACTTTAACCTCTGCTACTTACACTTGTCTCTTtagagaatgcatgttttttttttcatgtcaggAAGCAGACCTGAGGAGAGACGATCAAACACTCGGCTACCATACAGAGCGGGCTGTTTGGTGTAAACAGCGGcggatcaaaaaaaaaaaacagcaaagtgcACAGTGATTCACTTTGGCTTGTGGTATTTCACCTCTGACGAATAGGACATTGCATGTGCGCTTTCCATGACGTCAGCTGGCCTAGCTtgccctcctctcctgtccaaTGCCCTCAGTGCGCTGCAAAACGCTTCCCCTTGAATTCTCTTTCCAAGCGCAGGTCGGTGTCTCTACACAAGGTCCCCGTGTAGAGCTGCGTCCTCCCAGGGCCTTGGGAGCAAGCGGTAGGTCACTGGTTAAAGAAGCAGTGAGTGAAGAGATGTGGAATTAGAGAGGAGGAGTTtctatctctttctcctctgtgaCATGGCTTTGGTCCGTGTTGAGGGATTAGTGTGTGAGGCTCCACCACAGCCTCTCCCTTGGCTTGTTTCCAGATATTATCTTTAAGTGTGAGCTTGACGCTcgcctctcttcctctctctgtttcccctccctccctcccttcccccttCCCTTTCCTGTATGAACTCAGTGGTGTGAGTCATCCCAGGCTGCTCGGGGAGTGATTTAattgctctctctcctcctccttcaacaTGCACGTCTCAAAGAGGGCTGTCACTGACCCTCCactcctacaaaaaaaaaaaaatacaaaaaaacaccagcGACCTATTCGTTATCGCAAAGGTTGGGCCACCTCCAAAGACAGCATAAATACACACTCCTAGAAATTTGCTCGGTTATCCCTTTTTGAATGGCGGCACAATACCGCCTGCTCCTGCCATGCTTTGCCCTGATGACTCTACTGTATTGTTTGCCGTGCTGTAGCCCAGCAGAGTGAATGTGGGCACAATATGGGCGATATAAAAAACCCCCGCAGCACCAAGAGAGCTTTTGTAATCgcagtaaaggaaaaaaaaaaaaaccctcttctgTTGTCGCCATGGGGGTCAGATAATTGTTGTGTGGCTGGCACTTGGCTGGAATGGAGTCTTTATTCACTCCAGGTCAAAATTGTAGAGCATCATTTTccctcaaaaaaagaaataccccATGATTGTTTCCCCGACGTTTCCTGCTTCTATTTTTATGTGAAGCAATACTTGAAGAGGAAAATAATATGTCTGATAAGTGTCCATCacttaaataatttttttataccattattattcaattatttttcatcTAAAATACTCATTTCACTCTGAAAGGCATAACAGTTTGGGCCCGACACCCTGGTTTAGAGGGGGGATTCATGTGGTATTTGGAAAGCAATCTTTCTGCACTTGTGAAGTTGACCAGTAGGTGGCACTGTTCCTACAGACGAGCTGCTTGTTTGTGGCGTGATCGTGATGTGGAGGGGCTACCTAGCTGGGAATGGCTGAATGTGATTGAAAATAGGTCTGCCTTGACTTTGCAACACCCAGCCATGTATGAACCCACTCAGATGAAAgacttgtttgttgttgataAGGGGAAGTAGTCGGTCAAATCTGCTTCCCAGCATTTCCACATTGATGCTGGCTGTGTGATGGACaagagcttaaaaaaaaaaaggggggtgAGAAGGCTAAAATGCCACTGTGATTACAACAATTAGAGAGGCTGAGCATAAAGCAAAGTGTATTGCTCCGGGGGCCCTGGctggctttttttcccctcccctGTGATACTGATGAGTGTCTCAGAGTTGTACAAGAGCAGGCAGAGATCAATGGAGAATGCTGACTCCTGAGAATACTATGGATGTACTCTGGACTGCCTGAGATGGCTACTAATTCAGAATGATTATGCAGTGTACTCTTTGCTCTCGGCCTAGTCTAGACAAACAATGtacacaagtgcacacacacacacacacacacacacacacacacacacatgcatatgcacTGATGCACAGAAAAATCTTCTGCCTTTGAGTAGAAGCTTTTCGAGAAGAAGCGCAGTCACTTTTCATTCTCACaaagaaaccccccccccacaaagtctttttaaaattttaaaatatttaaccaaaGCTATCCAGATGTTGGGTGCTTCCATGGCTGAGTTTCAGCACACCGAGCCATCGCCAGGAGGCAAAAGCCTTTAGgaacgcaaaaaaaaaagtcccaatgCCTACCTCCAgatccctcctcttcttcctcctcgtcttcatcctGTCTCACCTGCCCTAACATGCGGCATGTTTCTGAAGCAGTCACAGCAAATATTTCTAAATACTGCAttggtatttttaaaatgttatctaATATAATTAGTTTTCAGTCTGTAACATTTGAACACAGCACACGGAATTCATGCTGTGATTcagtaaatactgtatgtttatacTAGACCTGGGCAAAACGGTATTTACTAACACtgtttattgtctattttagtCTACCTagttgaaaaagtcagagtcgtgtgtatttaatatattttgctgtAACAGCATACCTGACATTTTCTAATACACCTCTCTCTAAGAGGTTATTCAATTCAAGTAATAATCTTTTAATTAACATCACTCATATCTGTATggtctgtatatataaaatttcagttactgtggattctttactgttttttaattgctcatttgcttatttataatacttatttttgatctttttattttttatttttttaaactatgtctcttgtttgcactatcctctatgctgctgtaatcctgtaaatgtccccgctgcgggactaataaaggattatcttgcaataatagttaaaatagttaaaatagttgttgtttttttctctgtctgtaaatataatatttcagttattgttgttttttctactgtttttttttattttgtattgcttatttataatacttgttttttttattttttttttagcttgtcttcttctactatgtctcttgtgtgcactttacgctacgctgttgtaagtctgcaaatgtccccgctgcgggactaataaaggattatcttatcttatcttatcttatatgtgCCTATTCCTCTCTTCTAGCTGTGATGGAAGTGCAAGTCCCTGAGCAGCCAGTGGTGGCGCTGCACGGCAGCGATGTCACACTCAACTGTTCCTTCAGCCACGCCAACCCCTTCAACTTGTCTGATCTGAGCGTCTTCTGGCAGCTGACAGACACCAAACGCAGTGTGCACGGGTACTGGGAGGGGCGCGACCAGCTGGCCGACCAGGCCGAGAGATTTGCCAACCGTACCAGCCTGTTCCCCGCCCAGCTGGGCCTCGGCAACGCTTCGCTCCTGCTGAGCAgggtggtggtggctgatgaagGCAGCTACACCTGCTTCGTCAGGGTGCAGGACTACAGCAGCGCTGCTTTGCTGCTGCAGGTGGCCGGTGAGTCAAGCTGTGACGTCTATGATACGTGTAGAAcaagatgaacacacacacacacacacacacacacacacacacacacacacacacacacacacacacacacacacacacacacacgtggtcAGTTTGATCAGTGGATACACACAAAGTGGaaatacacacagtcacaaaaaaCAATCAGGGACGGACTGTAAATTAGCTTCAGCTAGACAGATGATACAAAGTTAATTAAGGCTGTTGCATTGCTTTCCCTTATGTAACATTGTTTACTTGTATTGTTCCTGTTAAatataccaacacacacaaacactgactttaATCAACACTTATAATTGATGTTCACTTAAATTCTCTTCCACAATCATTAAGTCTTTCTATCAagcaaaaaagtcacaaaacagaCAACCTTAAGATCACTTTTGACATTTCTCAAAAAAATCCCTGATATTTTATAGATGAATGATGAAttgaataataaagaaaaaaataactgaggGATGAATTGATGATAAGATAgttagttgtatttattttaattgagcccttttgttttaaagggacattcAAGCAATTTAGTATAGCTCTTCCATAAAGATGGGGCTATTAACAAGAGACCGATTAAAATATGTAAGCCCTTTAATCTTGACCTTTAGTCCGTGCCGTGGTAGGGGTTAAACTCCGGAAAACGTCTACATGTCCCATTATGCAACCTATTAGCATATTTTGTTCGGCTTCTCCTGCCTGGTAGCTGCCTTTATCCATATCTGCCATATATTTTAATCTTCACACCCCCAGATTGTAATGCAGGCTGTCTATAATTTTCCACAAATTCAAGCATTGGTATACAGAGTTATCAAAACGCGAGattaacataaacacataatacacacacacacacatacacacacaggtttcATTGTGTATAGATGCAGGGTAATTATAATGGTCCCATAAACTTATATATACTCTTTTATTGCCTAATGTTTGTTTATAGTTTCACTTTACACTTGAATTGATTGTACTGAAAGTGATTTGACCTCAGCAgttatacagacatatacactAATAGTGTtcagtaaaatgttatttacaaTTACCTATGGAGATGGTGATTTATGatcatttcctctcttctctgtgaGCAGGTGATAAATAGTTTCCTCAGGGCTGTTGGGAATGTTTTTGGTCAATAAGCACCGATTGTGGTCTGTCATGGTCAATATCTGCTGACTTTGATTATTAGCTGTTGTTACGCTCAATCAGCCATCACTAACATCTTCTCTGCTGTGTGACTACATTACTCGCCTTCACAGCTGAgagccttttatttatttataatgacACCGTGTGCCTTTTCCCTCCCTTTCCCATTGCTATATCTGTTGTTGGATTGTTCCTGTTTTCTCCAAGAATGGATGTGCATTAGGCAGTGTTAATGAACAAaaatttattttcctcctggcttggggagagagaaaacaatccCTCCAACAGTGACGAATTGGTTCCATTTTAATGCATTAGATTTATAGATGTTCTATTTTTAGCCCACATTTAGACTTCCTTTATGATGTGCtggaagaaaatgaaaggatCCCCAGTGGATATCCGCCTGTCAGTCAAATGGACAGCTGGGGAAGTTAGCGTGTACCACGCTAAATTCGTCTTTGTGTTGAGAGTCCACTTTGTGTTGAGAGTCCACTTTTCAAATAAGCAGGCAAACTTATTTCATCTCGCCCTCAGCTCCACCCCATTGTTTGCTGTGCAATGATTGGCTCTGGGAATACAGCAGCCTATTTCTCCCCCACCTCTATACTCATGTTTCAGCTCAAGGGATTGGAGAAGCGTGATTTCAGCCGAGTCGGACGACTCACCCCtcacctccacccctccacGCTCTTTTCCATGTTATCCGCTGAGTCGTCCCAAATTTCTGAGCCTGCCAGTTTCACCCGAGGCccgtccacctccacctccacctccacctccacctccatctcccgCCTTGCAATGTATTTCCCTTTCTTGGGAGCGGATCGGTGCTTTGGTTCTCTAGAGAGAGCGGCATTGAGAGTGTGAGGATGCAGCATCAGGATGTGCCACAGatgctgtctgtgtctgtgggaTCTTAAGCACTGTGTTATGCTAAGCTCCCTAAATATAATTAAGAATTTAATGGGAATCATGTCAAACAGTTCCCAGGGTGACTCTCACTACAGAGACTTTGACTAAATTCAGTATGTGTCTGCTGTTCTCTAATGCCCTCTCCAtccccgccccccccccccatacctctttttctcccccccccccctcctcctcatccttttCCTGTGCACTCATACCTTGTTTCAGCCCCGTACTCCAAACCCGTGGTGACTTTGCAGTCTGAATCCAACCTGCGACCAGGTGACGAGGTGGCCCTGACCTGCGTGGCCTACGGTGGTTACCCAGAAGCTGGCGTGATATGGCAAGACGGAGGCGGGCGCAACCTGACGGACAATATCACCACGTCCATGGTGGCCAATGAGGAAGGGCTGTTCACTATCACCAGCGTGCTGACAGTTGTGCTGGAGCCCAATAGCACCTACAGCTGCGGACTGATCAATCCACTGCTGGGCGAGGAGGGCTACGCCTTCGTCACAATCACAGGTGGGTGTTGGTCTTCATCGCTCTCTCTCCATAAATAGCTCTCAGGTCTTTCACTCAGCGCTGTCACCTTCATTCGGTGCGCAAAGTAAAAAAGCTAATATTTACTGACTTCCTGTAGTGTTTGAATGTTACCAGCTCAGGCTAATCTCTTTTTCAGTCATGCATAAGCAGAGTTTCTTATTAAAGTCTGTTATGCTTTTGTGAATCAATCCATCAGTCAAATCTTTATGCtgttgatactttttttttttttttttttgtctttctgtttcctGCCAAGTGTAACAGTTCAGCTCCAACGAAATGACtgagaaataatgaaatgtcCAATTACGGTTTGATAAGCGAAACCCAATCGGTTCTTTTGCATCGTTAAATTAGATCAGTGGGTGATCATTTCCCTGAGGAGAGTCATTACATATTTCAAAAAAGGCAATACAGTATTAAAAGATCGACAAAAGATTGTGCTGGATGGAGTGATGTGTGTCCTAGCAGCTGTCCACAGGAAATGTTTGCCAACTAGGAAGTAGATTGATATGTTTGTCATTCTCTGATTGTTTGATCTAATCTTTAGCTGGGTGTGTGACAGTACCTGTTTGATAGGTCTAATGGTCTCCTCAACCTGCCCACCAGCACCACCCACACCGCCCATGTCCCCCTGGTCCTGCTGGTGTACTCTTATGTGTTAAGTGCAGGGAGTGTGCCGTGTAAGGTGGGCCAAGGCTGGGTCTCTAATGGGAGCAGCACTGTGTGAAATGGCTCATAAATAAGTAGAGGTGGCCTGTGCCTGCTCTGTGGGCTGGAGCTGGTGCTGAAACCTCGGGCTGTTGAGGCGGAGGTCGAGGCAGAGGTCAGGGAGTGCTGCTCCACTGGGCTGGGAAATGACTGTGCTGTCTGGAAACAGGATGGCCGATTGGCAAGTCGGGGCTTGCTGGACGGCTAAGGGAGGGTGGCCTTTCTAACAGTTTGGTTGGCCTCTTTGAAAACAGCACAGATAACCAGTCAGAGGGGCCATTGGGGGGTAGTGGAAATTCATCAAACGCAtagtgaaaatgaaatatgactGCGTGGTACCAGTAGTAAAGTAGTCTGTGGCTGCTATTACCCTTTGACCCTTGCTGGATTGATGCACTGCTTCAGGTTTAGTTGAAATTGATATaatcgttttttgttttttttaccttcaatctccattttttttgtctcctcgATTTGCCCTCTACAAATGAAACtctcattttaaaagaaatgctGATTGAGTCATCTGGATTGGTAATTTAAATAGTCATGCATTTTAGTCTCGTCTTTTTTTCCAGGGAATTGCGAGTTAATGTGAATCAGTGACAAtgacatttccattttctgtcttttttcaagGATGGCAAGTCAATGTGAATCAGTGACAATGACGTTtccattttctgtctctccttgtCTTCAGTCCCATGGGGtttaaaatcatacatttttagcCAAACCTTATAACGCTGCAGGTTGGTTCCCTGATGGTGgagattttgacatttcaaCATAGCCACAAACAGtaagttatataaaaaaagttgaatcatCTAGCTATATTCTTCTTAAATGGCTTCACAGTGTAAAACATAGTGGCTTGATCCTCGTGGATGCAATAATTTCATCATAGTCCAATGTCCCTGTCATCTCTCTTTGGAATAAAAAGTAGCGACAAACAGTTAAGAATACTTGTCAGCCTGGGTACCCTGCTGTGCTGTGTTGTGTGGAGAACAGGCCTTCTACCGTTCACATTGTCATAGCCAGTGTGACAATTGCTCTTAGTGGATGAATCACTCGAGGGAGAGGACACGAGTCTAAACTCCCTGTGAGTGATGGAATGGCAgcattcttctccttctttttttatgtgcaacCCAAAAACTGTCAGTCTTCGACAGTAACCAAATAGTGCGTGCGGTGCTTTCGGAAGCTTTGCACTGTTTATTGTGGATGAGAAACATCGTGCATAGCCTTAATCCCTGATTGTGAAGTACAGAATGGTCCTCGATAAGGGCTGAAAGGTTAGTGCGGCAGGAGTTTGTTAATGGGGCCATCACCTGGACTGGATCCTCCCTTTTGAGAATGCTCTTTTTCTTAATGGTGCAGAGAACCTCAGGGTAGCCATCTAATTTGTGGACTCTTTTGCATTGAACAAGCAagctcatacattttttttttagctaatggaccaaacattttctgtttctgtcctcttaaatgtgaggatttaatACCTGTCTTTGTTATACATGatttaaactgtatataaatataaggtctgaaagaaaaagacatttgacATTGACCTGTCACCTTGGTCTTTGGGGAAATGTAATGtccatttacaaaaatatatattatttttgtcattttatagaaaatcaaaaaaaatcatcaacagATTAATTGGTATTGAAAGCAATTGCTAATCGCAGACCTAATACTGTAAGGATCATAGCAGTCTCTAAAGGCTTTGATT
This region of Anoplopoma fimbria isolate UVic2021 breed Golden Eagle Sablefish chromosome 2, Afim_UVic_2022, whole genome shotgun sequence genomic DNA includes:
- the cd276 gene encoding CD276 antigen, yielding MLSLLLPAMLAVQAMAVMEVQVPEQPVVALHGSDVTLNCSFSHANPFNLSDLSVFWQLTDTKRSVHGYWEGRDQLADQAERFANRTSLFPAQLGLGNASLLLSRVVVADEGSYTCFVRVQDYSSAALLLQVAAPYSKPVVTLQSESNLRPGDEVALTCVAYGGYPEAGVIWQDGGGRNLTDNITTSMVANEEGLFTITSVLTVVLEPNSTYSCGLINPLLGEEGYAFVTITGQNMAFPPVALWVTVGLAVCLLLLLVALAAVCRRKIKESCEEARREAEEAKELEEEESKTAMTLLNS